In Flavobacterium sp. CS20, a single window of DNA contains:
- a CDS encoding hydroxymethylglutaryl-CoA lyase, producing MSQVKLIECPRDAMQGIKPFISTKDKVKYIQSLLACGFDTIDFGSFVSPKAIPQMKDTAEVLQHLDLSETQSKLLAIVANLRGAQDACQFNEIDYLGYPFSISENFQMRNTHKTIAESIDILKSIIDLANKYNKEVVAYLSMGFGNPYGDPYNSDIVAEWTEKLSGFGIKILSLSDTIGDSNQKIINQLFSELIPKYPNIEFGAHLHTTPNSWHEKVDAAYQSGCKRFDGAIQGFGGCPMAKDDLTGNMPTEKLLSYFNTHKVSHGVKMTRFETAYNKALDVFSDI from the coding sequence ATGTCTCAAGTAAAACTAATCGAATGCCCAAGAGATGCCATGCAAGGCATCAAGCCTTTTATCTCAACAAAAGATAAAGTTAAATACATTCAGAGTCTTTTAGCCTGTGGATTTGACACGATAGATTTTGGCAGTTTTGTCTCGCCAAAAGCTATTCCACAAATGAAAGATACCGCTGAAGTGTTACAACATCTTGACTTATCAGAAACGCAATCCAAACTTTTGGCTATTGTAGCTAATTTGAGAGGAGCTCAAGATGCTTGTCAATTTAATGAAATTGATTATTTAGGTTATCCATTTTCTATTTCAGAGAATTTTCAAATGCGAAACACCCACAAAACCATTGCAGAATCTATAGATATTCTAAAATCAATAATCGATTTGGCCAACAAATATAACAAAGAGGTTGTGGCTTATTTGTCTATGGGCTTTGGCAATCCTTACGGCGATCCTTATAATTCAGATATTGTTGCCGAGTGGACAGAAAAACTTTCTGGTTTTGGAATTAAAATACTTTCATTATCCGATACAATTGGCGACTCAAACCAAAAAATTATTAATCAATTATTTTCAGAGCTTATCCCAAAATACCCTAACATAGAGTTTGGTGCACATTTGCATACCACACCCAATTCATGGCATGAAAAAGTAGATGCCGCCTACCAATCAGGTTGCAAAAGATTTGACGGTGCAATTCAAGGTTTTGGCGGTTGCCCTATGGCTAAAGATGATTTAACAGGTAATATGCCCACAGAAAAACTTTTATCATATTTCAATACTCATAAAGTTAGTCACGGTGTAAAAATGACACGTTTTGAAACGGCTTACAATAAAGCTTTAGATGTTTTCAGTGATATTTAA